One region of Purpureocillium takamizusanense chromosome 4, complete sequence genomic DNA includes:
- a CDS encoding uncharacterized protein (COG:S~EggNog:ENOG503P8BG~antiSMASH:Cluster_4.3): MATEEEAQDLRRLQDAYTIINAQVDQEAQMGDDHTLDVTVQSYVPVLTFRYINTTIPLTHIEAEMHRLWHTVI; encoded by the coding sequence ATGGCTACAGAGGAAGAGGCCCAGGACCTCCGTCGTCTCCAGGATGCCTATACGATAATCAACGCGCAGGTTGATCAAGAGGCTCAGATGGGCGACGACCATACCCTCGACGTGACTGTGCAGTCTTATGTCCCTGTCCTTACCTTTCGCTACATTAACACGACAATACCTTTGACACATATCGAAGCTGAGATGCATCGTCTCTGGCACACTGTCATCTAG
- a CDS encoding uncharacterized protein (EggNog:ENOG503PACG~antiSMASH:Cluster_4.3~COG:G) has protein sequence MVTNQELNARREPGCTIILADKKYFHVGNWFMKRTLRQHEWQSVANGPTIIPPTTYPQRWKTDAAILRFLRQNTNIPLPPSECTFEDDGAFYFQSEYVEGVSMKQLKDEEKVVVMQELEDHVATLRRLRSDTPGVPGELLMCPPQRVTSKRWKMNSCWRPCKEKGEYVFCHNDLGQHNVIVDPRTLQIKAIIDWEFGGFWPEWFEKPFWKRPGPSVVLEGEEDDVQRCRDWLTTYCTEVTMPGP, from the coding sequence ATGGTTACTAATCAAGAGCTAAATGCCCGTCGCGAGCCGGGCTGCACCATTATTCTCGCCGACAAGAAATATTTTCATGTTGGGAATTGGTTTATGAAACGGACACTTCGACAGCACGAGTGGCAATCTGTGGCCAATGGCCCTACCATCATTCCTCCCACTACATATCCGCAACGATGGAAGACCGATGCTGCGATTCTGCGATTCCTCCGGCAGAACACGAATATTCCGCTTCCGCCGTCAGAATGCACATTCGAGGACGATGGAGCCTTCTACTTCCAAAGCGAATATGTTGAAGGCGTTAGCATGAAGCAGCTAAAAGACGAAGAAAAGGTTGTTGTGATGCAGGAGCTAGAGGATCATGTGGCAACGCTGCGACGCCTAAGATCTGATACCCCTGGTGTACCTGGAGAATTACTTATGTGTCCTCCCCAGCGGGTCACTAGCAAGCGATGGAAAATGAATAGTTGTTGGCGACCGTGtaaggagaagggggaatATGTGTTCTGCCATAACGACCTTGGACAACACAACGTGATAGTGGATCCCCGTACACTCCAGATAAAAGCGATCATTGACTGGGAGTTTGGTGGGTTCTGGCCTGAATGGTTTGAAAAACCGTTCTGGAAGCGCCCAGGGCCTAGTGTGGTGCTtgaaggggaagaagatgACGTGCAGCGATGCCGGGACTGGTTGACTACTTACTGTACTGAGGTGACAATGCCGGGTCCCTAA
- a CDS encoding uncharacterized protein (SMCOG1106:major facilitator transporter~COG:E~antiSMASH:Cluster_4.3~TransMembrane:12 (i52-76o88-107i119-143o175-197i204-224o269-288i320-342o348-370i390-409o415-437i449-471o483-503i)~EggNog:ENOG503NUV5) has product MAPRSGGEDERGSSGAMELIDPSVPTTANSLALDRNESPLHFSCVRRWTCTIIVTLMTAIVAFCSSIHTAAITAIANDLNCSITVSTLGVSTFLLGFASGPLIYAPLSEVYGRNPIYRITFLLFVLFNLGCALSPNIAALLVFRFLCGFFGSPTVTNSGGSITDLWPPSHRSVPLALFTAASFLGPVISPIAAGFLTKYTSWRWDYWLVAIMSGLVYILMFLLLPETYQPRLLQEKARRLGIGAAPLGLGEMLRTSLTRPTVMFLTEPILFLLSLYMAFVYGILYLDFTAYPFVFMQTRHWDADLASLSFLGNRHTQTSLSFSLFMFLSCSVSVYASLYLSMSCMCGSVLMIMTGIGAGMAIATAASPYINRVYAHYIKKWGEPRPEARLPHLILLSWLIPIGLFWFAWTSMPSIHWASCIVAGIPFGIGFVTLFLGITSYLIDCYGRYSASALAANAILRSLFGAGFPLFSRQMYNKLGSSWATSILGFFAVAMAPMPYVFYKFGPRIRARSKFHQKTVQEDRMQIDR; this is encoded by the exons ATGGCGCCTcgtagcggcggcgaggacgagagaGGGAGCTCTGGAGCCATGGAGCTGATTGACCCGTCTGTGCCAACGACAGCCAACAGTCTGGCCTTGGACAGAAATGAAAGCCCCTTACACTTTAGCTGTGTTCGAAGATGGACCTGTACAATCATAG TTACCCTCATGACCGCCATCGTCGCTTTCTGCTCGTCTATTCATACCGCAGCCATAACTGCCATTGCCAACGATCTCAACTGTTCCATAACTGTCTCGACACTTGGCGTGAGCACTTTCCTACTGGGTTTTGCCTCCGGACCTTTGATATACGCCCCGCTGTCTGAGGTATACGGCCGCAATCCTATCTACCGCATTACGTTTCTCCTATTTGTTCTGTTCAACCTCGGATGCGCCCTTTCGCCCAATATTGCGGCGTTGCTAGTTTTCCGATTTCTGTGTGGTTTCTTCGGCTCTCCAACTG TCACCAACTCAGGAGGATCAATAACCGACCTCTGGCCACCCAGCCATCGCTCTGTCCCTCTGGCTTTATTCACAGCCGCTAGCTTTTTGGGGCCAGTCATAAGCCCTATTGCAGCTGGATTCCTCACAAAGTATACCTCGTGGAGATG GGACTACTGGCTCGTGGCCATAATGAGTGGATTAGTCTACATTCTCATGTTTCTCTTACTACCAGAGACGTATCAGCCGAGGCTCCTACAAGAAAAAGCACGAAGACTTGGCATAGGCGCCGCACCGCTAGGCCTGGGTGAAATGCTCCGCACCAGTCTCACGCGACCAACCGTCATGTTCCTCACGGAAcccatcctcttcctcctgtcTCTATATATGGCCTTCGTCTATGGTATCCTTTATCTAGACTTTACCGCGTATCCGTTCGTCTTTATGCAGACAAGGCACTGGGATGCCGACCTGGCAAGCCTTTCATTTCTAGGTAACCGCCACACTCAGACCTCACTCTCCTTTTCTCTCTTCATGTTTCTTTCTTGCTCTGTCTCTGTCTACGCATCTTTATATCTCTCTATGTCTTGCATGTGTGGAAGCGTGCTGATGATAATGACAGGAATCGGTGCTGGAATGGCCATTGCGACCGCCGCGTCACCATACATCAATCGGGTTTACGCCCACTACATTAAGAAATGGGGCGAGCCAAGGCCTGAAGCTCGTCTTCCCCATCTCATTTTACTATCATGGCTCATTCCCATAGGGCTATTTTGGTTTGCTTGGACATCCATGCCATCGATTCACTGGGCTAGCTGCATAGTCGCTGGTATCCCCTTTGGGATAGGGTTTGTGACCTTATTCCTAGGAATCACCTCCTACCTGATCGATTGCTATGGCCGGTATTCTGCGAGCGCACTCGCAGCAAATGCCATACTCCGGTCGCTATTTGGTGCTGGGTTTCCTCTATTTTCCCGTCAAATGTATAACAAGTTAGGGTCGTCCTGGGCTACGTCGATCTTGGGATTCTTTGCTGTGGCAATGGCTCCTATGCCGTATGTGTTTTATAAGTTTGGTCCACGCATCCGAGCTAGATCCAAATTTCATCAGAAGACTGTCCAAGAGGATAGGATGCAGATAGACCGATAG
- a CDS encoding uncharacterized protein (antiSMASH:Cluster_4.3~EggNog:ENOG503NVWS~COG:Q), with translation MYGQMIEANTRPDLKEGYYVSRDLPMDHPQVKAEKFAHGPNVWPESLGEPFRETCMEYLNRIVKLTEDVMGAMAMSLGYDKNYFEEFCTDPMCFYKLLHYPPQPTDAHPLQRGIGAHRDFGVITLLLQGDVPGLEVWDDEAQDWYPAPPVEGAYVVNMGNLFEQWTNDMYVSNVHRVINRAGEERFSIPFNYNGNPDFVIRCIEKCRSNAEEEKYAPISVEDYVVQKYKDVYARAGVYKEDTFVAQKAGA, from the exons ATGTACGGCCAAATGATTGAGGCCAACACGCGGCCGGACTTGAAAGAGGGCTATTACGTCTCCCGAGACTTGCCCATGGACCACCCACAAGTCAAGGCCGAAAAGTTCGCCCACGGTCCGAACGTATGGCCCGAGTCACTTGGAGAGCCCTTCAGAGAGACGTGCATGGAATATCTGAATCGTATCGTCAAGCTTACCGAAGACGTcatgggcgccatggcgatgagctTAGGCTACGACAAGAACTACTTTGAGGAATTTTGCACAGATCCCATGTGCTTTTACAAGCTGCTTCACTACCCTCCACAGCCGACGGATGCGCATCCTCTGCAGCGAG GCATTGGAGCTCATCGCGACTTTGGCGTCATCACGCTGCTGCTACAAGGCGACGTGCCTGGCCTCGAAGTATGGGATGATGAGGCGCAGGACTGGTATCCCGCACCGCCGGTAGAGGGCGCGTATGTGGTCAACATGGGAAATTTATTTGAGCAGTGGACCAACGACATGTACGTGTCGAACGTGCACCGCGTCATCAACCGCGCAGGCGAGGAGCGGTTTAGCATCCCCTTCAACTACAACGGCAACCCCGACTTTGTCATTCGCTGCATTGAAAAGTGCCGCTCCAAtgccgaagaagaaaagTACGCTCCCATTAGCGTGGAAGACTATGTTGTTCAGAAGTACAAGGATGTCTATGCTCGTGCGGGTGTTTACAAAGAGGACACATTTGTGGCACAAAAGGCAGGCGCTTGA
- a CDS encoding uncharacterized protein (COG:H~EggNog:ENOG503PNDU~antiSMASH:Cluster_4.3), with translation MHVGIVGAGVSGLYTGLLLQREGHKVTIFEAANRVGGRIYTYRFTPQAKLADPYFEAGAMRIPRSSLHSKVFDFIRYLNTHGSAEQKVELIPYILDHENNRSFFQGRKGMLQDPHWAAEAQLPAAYQHKSPQQLLGEVVIPWLSLLRQDFEAGFEKLLQYDEYSFRSYLRSVIGWPHEVIEFVELFCSQTNQYDLGFTEIIMQNLDFDTKDWATVRDGMSRIPQCAASIIGSKNIRLNACVDHIAYLNDGRVQLSARGLHSERYTAAFDTVVVATPPSALYSIVDRPQWSFMKEQAIRGIHYEPLYKIGLHFRTRFWEQSRVNPCFGGQSTTDLRFRWIVFPSNDMGGNGSGVLLLYCWMGDASKWARLSRPERVNLCLHDLNKYYADDAEVDIYQQFIEAFDMMWVTESCGGDAMFLPGQFSRFHEIARKREGQIFFAGEHLSKHHTWIAGAIDSALHTTAEILDRPLDGKKKSRMQQAGLKPDSTLAALGREFLTPDEKQFKNTTAISSRRFKACVIPKNMNIQYVEMF, from the exons ATGCACGTCGGTATCGTTGGAGCAGGTGTATCGGGCCTATACACCGGTCTTCTTCTACAACGTGAAGGCCATAAAGTCACCATTTTCGAGGCTGCGAACCGCGTAGGTGGCCGCATCTATACTTACCGCTTTACTCCACAGGCCAAGTTGGCAGACCCCTACTTTGAAGCTGGGGCCATGAGAATTCCAAGGTCGTCGCTGCACTCAAAAGTCTTTGACTTTATCCGCTACCTCAACACACACGGCTCTGCTGAGCAAAAGGTTGAGCTCATTCCGTACATTCTCGACCATGAGAACAACCGCTCCTTCTTTCAAGGCCGCAAAGGCATGTTGCAGGACCCTCActgggcggccgaggcccagCTGCCTGCTGCCTATCAGCACAAGTCTCCGCAACAACTCCTCGGGGAGGTTGTGATCCCTTGGCTGAGCCTACTTCGTCAGGATTTTGAAGCTGGGTTCGAAAAACTGCTTCAATACGACGAATATTCTTTTCGATCATATCTGCGAAGCGTTATTGGATGGCCGCACGAGGTCATTGAGTTTGTTGAGCTGTTTTGCTCGCAGACGAATCAATATGATCTCGGTTTTACCGAGATCATAATGCAGAATCTGGATTTCGACACTAAAGAT TGGGCGACGGTTCGAGATGGCATGTCGCGGATACCGCAatgcgccgcctccatcattGGCTCCAAAAACATACGACTCAATGCGTGCGTGGACCACATCGCTTATTTGAACGATGGGCGGGTTCAGCTGTCGGCACGAGGTCTTCACAGCGAAAGATATACCGCCGCATTTGAcactgtcgtcgtcgccacgccgccgtctgctctCTATAGTATCGTCGACCGACCCCAGTGGTCGTTTATGAAGGAGCAAGCCATCCGCGGTATCCACTACGAGCCCCTCTATAAGATTGGGCTGCATTTTCGAACTCGTTTCTGGGAGCAATCTAGAGTGAACCCCTGTTTTGGCGGCCAAAGTACGACAGATCTCCGCTTCCGCTGGATTGTCTTCCCTTCCAACGACATGGGTGGCAACGGCTCCGGAGTCTTGCTACTCTACTGCTGGATGGGGGACGCGTCGAAATGGGCCAGGCTTTCACGGCCTGAGAGGGTCAATCTCTGCTTGCATGACTTGAACAAGTATTATGCAGATGACGCCGAGGTTGACATTTATCAGCAATTTATTGAAGCGTTTGACATGATGTGGGTGACGGAATCGTGCGGTGGCGATGCCATGTTCCTTCCGGGACAATTCTCGCGCTTCCACGAAATAGCCAGGAAGCGAGAGGGTCAGATCTTTTTCGCCGGCGAGCACTTGTCCAAGCATCATACCTGG ATTGCTGGCGCCATCGACTCGGCACTCCACACGACTGCCGAGATCCTGGACCGCCCTCTTGATGGTAAGAAAAAGAGCAGGATGCAGCAGGCAGGGCTTAAACCGGATTCAACATTGGCTGCTCTCGGCCGAGAGTTTCTCACGCCAGACGAGAAACAATTTAAGAATACGACGGCCATTAGCTCACGAAGATTCAAGGCTTGTGTGATTCCCAAAAACATGAACATACAGTATGTAGAGATGTTTTAG